The proteins below are encoded in one region of Clostridium estertheticum:
- the leuC gene encoding 3-isopropylmalate dehydratase large subunit codes for MGMTMTQKILASHAGMQEVKAGQLVMANLDLVLGNDITTPVAINEFNKMGVNEVFDKKKIAIVPDHFAPNKDIKSAEQCKCTREFVYEKGIENYFEVGQMGIEHALLPEKGLVVSGDVVIGADSHTCTYGALGAFSTGVGSTDMAAGMASGKCWFKIPEAIQFVLTGKMQKWVCGKDVILHIIGMIGVDGALYQSMEYTGSGVANLSMDDRFTISNMAIEAGAKNGIFEVDDKTLEYVKDHSTKVPVIFKADADATYSRIIRIDLSTIRPTIAFPHLPDNTRTIDEVGEVKIDQVVIGSCTNGRIEDLRMAASIFKGKKVDPKIRTLIFPATQKIYLQALREGLIEIFIEAGVAVSTPTCGPCLGGYMGVLANGERALSTTNRNFVGRMGHPGSEVYLCSPAIAAASAITGKISSPEEVM; via the coding sequence ATGGGAATGACGATGACGCAAAAAATACTAGCATCACACGCTGGCATGCAAGAGGTAAAGGCCGGCCAATTGGTTATGGCAAATCTTGATTTAGTTTTAGGTAATGATATAACAACACCTGTTGCAATAAATGAGTTTAACAAAATGGGTGTTAATGAAGTTTTCGATAAAAAGAAGATTGCTATAGTTCCAGATCATTTTGCTCCAAATAAAGACATAAAATCTGCTGAGCAATGTAAGTGTACCCGTGAATTTGTATATGAAAAAGGAATTGAAAATTACTTTGAGGTAGGACAAATGGGTATAGAGCATGCATTATTACCAGAAAAAGGGCTTGTAGTATCTGGAGATGTTGTAATAGGTGCAGATTCTCACACTTGTACTTATGGTGCTTTAGGCGCTTTTTCAACTGGAGTTGGATCAACTGACATGGCAGCCGGAATGGCTAGTGGAAAATGTTGGTTTAAGATTCCAGAAGCAATACAATTCGTTTTAACTGGCAAAATGCAAAAATGGGTTTGTGGTAAAGATGTAATACTCCACATTATCGGAATGATTGGAGTAGATGGTGCTCTGTACCAATCAATGGAATATACAGGATCTGGAGTTGCTAACCTATCTATGGATGACAGATTTACAATATCTAATATGGCTATTGAAGCAGGTGCCAAAAATGGAATATTTGAAGTTGATGATAAAACTTTAGAATATGTAAAAGACCATTCAACTAAAGTCCCTGTAATATTTAAGGCTGACGCTGATGCAACATATTCAAGGATAATAAGGATTGATTTAAGTACTATAAGACCAACAATAGCCTTCCCTCACCTTCCAGATAACACCAGAACTATTGATGAAGTTGGCGAAGTTAAAATTGATCAAGTAGTTATTGGTTCTTGTACTAACGGAAGAATAGAAGACCTTAGAATGGCAGCAAGTATCTTCAAAGGTAAAAAAGTCGATCCTAAAATAAGAACACTAATCTTTCCTGCTACTCAAAAAATTTACCTTCAGGCCCTTAGGGAAGGTTTAATTGAAATATTTATAGAGGCTGGAGTTGCAGTAAGCACTCCAACTTGCGGACCTTGCCTTGGTGGATACATGGGAGTGCTTGCAAATGGTGAGCGGGCTTTGTCCACTACAAACAGAAACTTTGTTGGCAGAATGGGGCATCCCGGAAGTGAAGTATATCTTTGCAGTCCAGCAATAGCCGCAGCATCAGCAATAACCGGAAAAATTTCGTCTCCAGAGGAGGTAATGTAA
- the ilvN gene encoding acetolactate synthase small subunit yields MISHVLSILVDNNPGVLTRVCSLFNRRGFNLDTVSSGHTEDEKLARITLLTKVRDDEGIDQIIKQIRKLEDVHKVEQLDNENSICKQMLFVKVKAEGNNRQEIINIGKIFGVSVIDVTPTTLIIQILGDNGKLCAFENLIKPFGILEIVGSGFIAMQRGSDAVI; encoded by the coding sequence TTGATTTCACATGTATTGTCAATTTTAGTTGACAACAACCCAGGAGTATTAACAAGAGTATGTTCATTATTTAATAGACGAGGTTTTAATCTTGATACTGTTTCCTCTGGTCACACAGAAGATGAAAAATTAGCCCGAATAACTTTACTAACTAAAGTTCGGGATGATGAAGGCATTGACCAAATAATTAAACAAATAAGGAAATTAGAGGATGTTCATAAAGTTGAGCAATTAGATAATGAAAACTCTATTTGTAAGCAAATGTTGTTTGTAAAAGTTAAAGCTGAAGGTAATAATAGGCAAGAGATTATTAATATAGGAAAAATTTTTGGCGTTTCGGTTATAGATGTAACTCCGACAACATTAATTATTCAAATCTTAGGTGATAACGGCAAGTTATGTGCTTTTGAAAATTTAATTAAACCGTTTGGTATTTTAGAAATAGTCGGTAGTGGATTTATTGCAATGCAAAGAGGTTCGGACGCAGTAATCTAA
- the ilvC gene encoding ketol-acid reductoisomerase yields MAKMYYESDCNLDNLKGKKVAVIGYGSQGHAHALNLKENGVDVVVGLYVGSKSWEKAEKAGLTVLTASEAAKAADIIMILVNDEKQGQVYKESIAPNLTKNKALVFAHGFAIHFGQIVPPADIDVFLIAPKGPGHTVRSQFLEGKGVPCLIAIHQDASGHAKEVALGYALGIGGARAGVMETSFKEETETDLFGEQAVLCGGVTALIKAGFETLVEAGYQPEMAYFECCHEMKLIVDLINQGGLNMMRYSISDTAEYGDYITGSKIITADTKKAMKGVLTDIQKGVFARDWLLENQIGKPFFNATKRIESEHQIEKVGAELRKMMSWNKK; encoded by the coding sequence ATGGCTAAGATGTATTATGAAAGTGATTGTAATTTAGATAATTTAAAAGGAAAAAAGGTTGCAGTAATAGGATATGGTAGTCAAGGACATGCACATGCACTAAACTTAAAAGAAAATGGTGTAGATGTTGTAGTTGGTCTTTATGTAGGAAGTAAATCTTGGGAAAAGGCAGAAAAAGCAGGATTAACTGTTTTGACTGCATCAGAAGCAGCTAAAGCTGCAGATATTATAATGATCCTAGTTAATGATGAAAAGCAGGGACAAGTGTATAAAGAAAGTATCGCACCAAATCTTACAAAAAATAAGGCTTTAGTATTTGCTCATGGTTTTGCAATTCATTTTGGTCAAATAGTTCCTCCAGCAGATATTGATGTATTCCTTATAGCTCCAAAGGGACCAGGACATACAGTTAGAAGTCAATTTTTAGAAGGCAAGGGAGTACCATGTCTTATAGCTATACATCAAGATGCCTCAGGACATGCAAAAGAAGTAGCTTTAGGTTACGCTTTAGGAATAGGTGGAGCAAGAGCCGGAGTTATGGAGACTTCATTTAAAGAAGAAACTGAAACAGATTTGTTTGGAGAACAAGCAGTTCTCTGTGGTGGTGTTACAGCACTTATAAAAGCAGGATTTGAAACTCTTGTAGAAGCTGGATATCAACCAGAAATGGCATACTTTGAATGTTGTCATGAAATGAAACTTATCGTAGATTTAATAAATCAAGGTGGTTTAAATATGATGAGATATTCAATAAGTGATACTGCAGAATATGGTGATTACATTACAGGAAGCAAAATAATAACTGCGGATACAAAGAAAGCTATGAAAGGCGTATTAACTGATATTCAAAAGGGAGTTTTTGCTAGAGATTGGCTTTTAGAAAACCAAATTGGAAAACCATTCTTTAATGCAACAAAGAGAATAGAAAGTGAACATCAAATAGAAAAAGTTGGTGCTGAGCTTAGAAAAATGATGTCTTGGAATAAAAAATAG